The bacterium genome has a segment encoding these proteins:
- a CDS encoding Gfo/Idh/MocA family oxidoreductase gives MNKQKLRVGLIGTGGRCVLAFGKEIATRKDAEIVAFCDPNPVRMELTARELGLKPAFYSSITALIAAEKPDAVVITSPDCCHESNAVEALSSGVHVLIDKPLATSVKACQNIIKASEKAGKVAMMGFNLRHHAVVRRLKKVISSGTLGRIFLIENREFYDGGRTYMARWNRLYAKSGGLWIHKGSHDFDVFNWLLDFPKPVKVSAFAGVDVFNSKHLPFAVKPGVPVGPTCHECAYGAVCPDINIIPNIQESPWNDRAVACDGYSKDLCLYLSDKDTHDNGIAMVEYENGAKASHLECFVTSVTDRLYTVVGELGQAEASVDKREITVRPRWSKEVITYHIPEESGGHGGADPELINSFFRVLKGEEVNTSTTEHGLWATAIGQAAELSRREERTVRVEELFK, from the coding sequence ATGAATAAGCAGAAATTGAGAGTAGGGTTGATCGGGACGGGGGGGCGCTGTGTATTGGCGTTTGGCAAGGAAATCGCCACCCGGAAGGATGCGGAGATTGTGGCATTTTGTGATCCTAATCCCGTCCGGATGGAGCTGACGGCCAGGGAATTGGGGCTCAAGCCTGCCTTTTACTCCTCCATTACCGCCCTGATTGCGGCCGAGAAGCCTGATGCGGTGGTGATTACCAGCCCGGATTGTTGTCATGAATCCAATGCGGTGGAAGCTTTGAGTAGCGGGGTGCATGTCCTCATTGACAAACCCCTGGCAACGTCTGTCAAAGCCTGTCAGAACATCATCAAGGCCTCCGAAAAGGCGGGAAAAGTCGCCATGATGGGGTTCAATTTGCGGCATCACGCGGTCGTGAGGCGCCTGAAAAAAGTGATTTCTTCAGGAACGTTAGGGCGCATCTTCCTGATCGAGAACCGGGAATTCTATGATGGGGGCCGCACCTATATGGCGCGCTGGAACCGGCTCTATGCCAAGAGCGGCGGTCTCTGGATCCACAAGGGGAGTCATGATTTTGATGTGTTCAACTGGCTGCTGGACTTTCCCAAACCGGTCAAGGTCAGCGCCTTTGCCGGGGTGGATGTGTTCAATTCGAAACATCTCCCCTTTGCCGTGAAGCCCGGAGTGCCGGTGGGGCCCACCTGTCATGAATGCGCCTATGGCGCCGTTTGCCCCGATATCAATATTATCCCGAATATCCAGGAAAGCCCCTGGAATGACCGTGCGGTTGCCTGTGATGGCTATTCCAAAGATCTCTGCCTGTACCTGTCGGACAAGGATACCCATGATAACGGGATCGCCATGGTGGAATATGAAAACGGGGCCAAGGCCAGTCATCTGGAGTGTTTTGTGACCTCGGTGACAGACCGGCTCTACACCGTGGTCGGTGAGCTGGGACAAGCTGAAGCCAGCGTGGACAAGCGGGAGATTACGGTCCGCCCCCGCTGGAGCAAGGAAGTCATTACCTATCATATTCCGGAGGAAAGCGGCGGGCATGGGGGCGCTGATCCCGAATTGATCAATTCCTTCTTCCGGGTCTTGAAAGGGGAAGAGGTCAACACCTCAACGACGGAGCACGGCCTTTGGGCCACCGCCATCGGGCAGGCTGCGGAACTGTCCCGGCGTGAAGAACGCACGGTGAGGGTGGAAGAACTGTTTAAGTGA
- a CDS encoding M48 family metallopeptidase: MKFVHLSSFGRFGLALMAAMLLMSCATVPETGRRQLLLTSSGTEAQLGLTEFQKLKKDTPVSKDAELNALVRRVGTRIAAVAPMPDAQWEFVVFDDAKTVNAFCLPGGKVGVYTGILKITADEAGMATVIGHEVSHAIARHGGERMSEALLIAVGGVALDQVVKDKSDVNRLAVLAAYGVGSSLAVALPHSRQQELEADHLGLIYMARAGYDPRQAVEFWRRFAAFNNKEGGSQIQFLSTHPVDATRIKRLEAELPQALVEYEKSRGASRP, translated from the coding sequence ATGAAATTCGTCCACTTATCCTCTTTTGGCCGGTTCGGCCTGGCGCTGATGGCCGCGATGTTGCTGATGTCCTGTGCCACCGTGCCTGAGACGGGGCGGCGGCAATTGCTGCTGACCAGTTCCGGCACGGAAGCGCAGTTGGGTCTGACGGAGTTCCAGAAACTCAAGAAAGACACGCCGGTGTCCAAGGATGCGGAACTCAACGCGCTGGTGCGCCGGGTGGGGACGCGGATCGCCGCCGTGGCGCCGATGCCCGATGCCCAGTGGGAGTTTGTGGTCTTTGACGATGCCAAGACAGTGAACGCCTTTTGTCTGCCGGGCGGGAAAGTCGGGGTCTATACCGGTATCCTGAAAATCACCGCGGATGAAGCCGGGATGGCCACCGTGATCGGGCATGAAGTGTCGCATGCCATTGCCCGGCATGGCGGAGAGCGGATGTCAGAGGCCCTGCTCATCGCGGTGGGCGGGGTGGCGCTGGATCAGGTGGTGAAGGATAAGTCCGATGTCAATCGGCTGGCGGTGTTGGCTGCCTACGGCGTCGGGAGCAGTCTGGCAGTGGCCTTGCCCCATTCACGGCAACAGGAATTGGAGGCGGATCATCTCGGATTGATTTATATGGCCCGCGCGGGCTATGATCCCCGGCAGGCGGTGGAGTTCTGGCGGCGGTTTGCCGCCTTCAACAATAAGGAGGGTGGGTCCCAGATCCAGTTCCTCAGCACGCATCCGGTGGATGCCACGCGCATCAAGCGGCTGGAAGCGGAACTGCCGCAAGCCCTTGTGGAATATGAAAAATCGCGGGGGGCATCCCGGCCATAA
- a CDS encoding SGNH/GDSL hydrolase family protein has product MKIYVIGDSISIHYGPYLKNYLTGVVEYARKEGDAEALLNLDNPQGANGGDSSMVLAYLKGLARTGGLEADLLLVNCGLHDIRRDLQTNKPQVALDDYEQNLRSIVVVASELRVKLVWIRTTPCDEAVHNSPGISMYRFSADGVAYNAVADRVMSQAGVPLLDLYTFTRNLGPDLYCDHVHFHEHIREKQGAFIAGWLNGWVSNARL; this is encoded by the coding sequence ATGAAAATTTATGTGATCGGTGACAGTATATCTATCCACTATGGCCCCTATTTGAAGAACTATCTGACTGGCGTAGTGGAGTACGCGCGAAAGGAGGGGGACGCCGAGGCGTTGCTGAATCTGGACAATCCCCAGGGCGCCAACGGGGGCGACTCCTCGATGGTGTTAGCCTATTTGAAAGGATTGGCGCGAACGGGAGGGCTTGAGGCCGATCTCCTTCTGGTGAATTGCGGGCTCCATGACATTAGGCGGGATCTCCAGACCAATAAACCCCAGGTAGCGCTCGATGATTACGAACAGAACCTCCGTTCCATTGTCGTTGTCGCCAGTGAGTTGCGAGTCAAACTGGTCTGGATTCGCACCACTCCCTGCGATGAGGCCGTGCATAACAGCCCTGGTATCAGTATGTATCGCTTCTCTGCCGATGGGGTCGCCTACAATGCCGTGGCGGATCGCGTCATGAGTCAGGCAGGAGTCCCGTTGCTGGACCTTTACACGTTCACGCGCAATCTGGGCCCGGACCTCTACTGTGATCATGTCCACTTCCATGAGCACATACGGGAGAAACAGGGGGCGTTTATTGCGGGATGGTTGAACGGGTGGGTGAGCAATGCACGCCTCTGA
- a CDS encoding AraC family transcriptional regulator yields MRDFFLYTRTLPGLPQLPRLICVGLETQSLPTYGQSGRKRDDRPHAIFQYTIAGEGVFRNASGTHLIKPGCGFLCESHDPEITYSYPSGAKTPWQFLFVDIAGRAAHVFIHDLINKFGALYELPPTHPVIERLMALRVYDQVGCLLSATENTRLVLDLLQALLASKESALEKNPDHVLIKRVHEYIQAKMATRITVSSLADDLGISREHLTRVFTAQSGMSPYQHILACKIECACGLLRSANPPSIKEITSRLGFDHVDHFTRAFKRITHCAPREFNRLGVLPTAHRIR; encoded by the coding sequence ATGCGTGACTTTTTCCTCTATACACGGACGCTTCCCGGACTCCCTCAATTACCCCGGCTGATCTGCGTCGGGCTGGAAACCCAAAGCCTGCCCACCTATGGCCAATCCGGCCGAAAGCGCGATGACCGGCCTCATGCCATTTTCCAATACACCATCGCCGGAGAGGGAGTCTTTCGCAACGCCTCAGGGACGCATCTGATTAAGCCCGGGTGCGGATTCCTCTGCGAGTCACATGATCCTGAAATCACGTATAGCTATCCCTCTGGGGCGAAAACCCCGTGGCAGTTTCTCTTTGTCGACATTGCCGGCCGCGCCGCGCATGTTTTTATCCACGATCTGATCAATAAATTCGGGGCCCTCTACGAATTGCCACCCACCCACCCGGTCATTGAACGACTCATGGCTTTGCGGGTCTATGATCAAGTCGGATGCCTGCTTTCAGCAACCGAAAATACCCGGTTGGTCCTCGACCTTCTCCAGGCCTTACTCGCCAGCAAGGAATCCGCACTCGAGAAAAATCCGGATCACGTCCTGATCAAGCGCGTTCACGAGTATATCCAGGCCAAGATGGCTACGCGTATTACCGTCAGCTCCCTGGCTGATGATCTGGGTATTTCGCGTGAACACCTGACCCGTGTCTTCACGGCTCAAAGCGGGATGAGCCCCTACCAACACATCCTGGCCTGTAAGATCGAATGCGCCTGTGGGTTATTGCGCTCCGCCAACCCGCCGTCCATCAAGGAAATCACTTCGCGATTGGGGTTTGACCATGTGGATCACTTTACCCGCGCCTTCAAACGCATCACCCACTGTGCTCCCAGGGAATTCAACCGCTTGGGCGTATTACCCACCGCTCACCGGATCAGGTAG
- a CDS encoding Gfo/Idh/MocA family oxidoreductase produces the protein MTSKKLKTIAILGAGGRGTGFATLIQQYSYLGKVTAVAEPREAYREALAKTHDIPRNQVFSDWHEFVARPAMADAVVIATMDQDHVGPAVACMDLGYDVLLEKPMATSIEDCRAIEAAQRRTGRLVAVCHSLRYQKGFRKVKELVSSGVIGELVTVDHIEQVTYWHQAHSFVRGNWGKEAPATFMLMAKSCHDIDYISYLVNRPCLKVSSFGALNYFRRDKAPAGSADRCTEACPLEPSCTYSAIKAYVHGRRQDWPANVVSPDHSYEAHMAAIRTGPYGRCVWKCDNDVVDHQTVNMLFEGNITVTFTMTAFALDHGRRLRIHGTLGDISFDQQSITIKTFADKNVTRIDIGEEAGGHGGGDERVVREWLQALHSRDDRSLVANAQESLKTHSIVFAAEKSRREGRMVDVATL, from the coding sequence ATGACCTCGAAAAAATTGAAGACAATCGCCATTCTTGGAGCCGGTGGCCGTGGCACGGGATTTGCCACGCTCATCCAGCAGTATTCTTACCTGGGCAAGGTGACGGCGGTGGCCGAGCCTCGTGAGGCCTATCGCGAAGCGCTGGCAAAGACTCATGATATTCCCCGCAATCAGGTGTTTTCGGACTGGCATGAGTTTGTGGCTCGGCCTGCCATGGCCGACGCCGTGGTGATTGCCACCATGGATCAGGACCATGTCGGACCGGCGGTGGCCTGCATGGACCTCGGGTATGATGTCCTGCTGGAGAAGCCCATGGCAACCTCGATCGAGGATTGTCGGGCCATCGAGGCGGCCCAGCGGCGGACAGGCCGGCTCGTTGCCGTCTGTCATTCCCTCAGGTACCAGAAGGGGTTCCGCAAGGTGAAGGAGCTGGTTTCCAGTGGCGTCATCGGAGAACTCGTCACGGTTGACCATATTGAGCAGGTTACCTACTGGCACCAGGCTCATAGTTTCGTGCGTGGCAACTGGGGAAAAGAGGCACCGGCGACCTTCATGCTGATGGCCAAGAGTTGTCATGACATTGATTATATCTCCTATCTGGTGAACCGGCCGTGTCTCAAGGTGAGCTCCTTTGGTGCCCTGAATTATTTCCGGCGCGATAAAGCCCCGGCGGGTAGTGCTGACCGCTGCACGGAGGCCTGTCCGCTGGAACCTTCCTGCACCTACTCGGCGATCAAAGCCTATGTCCATGGCCGCCGGCAGGACTGGCCGGCCAATGTGGTCAGCCCCGATCATTCGTATGAGGCGCACATGGCGGCCATCCGGACGGGGCCTTATGGCCGTTGCGTCTGGAAATGTGACAATGACGTGGTGGATCACCAGACGGTCAATATGCTGTTCGAAGGCAACATCACGGTTACATTCACGATGACGGCGTTTGCATTGGATCATGGGCGGCGGCTTCGGATCCACGGCACCCTGGGTGATATCAGTTTTGACCAGCAGTCCATCACGATCAAGACCTTTGCCGACAAGAATGTCACCCGCATTGACATCGGGGAGGAGGCCGGGGGGCATGGAGGCGGGGATGAACGCGTCGTACGTGAATGGCTCCAGGCCCTGCACAGTCGCGATGACCGGAGTCTGGTGGCCAACGCGCAGGAATCGCTGAAAACCCATTCCATTGTGTTTGCCGCTGAAAAATCACGCCGTGAGGGGCGGATGGTGGATGTGGCTACACTCTAA
- a CDS encoding FAD-dependent oxidoreductase yields MNMTILEPSRELPVTGKFDVIVVGGGVAGVAAAVAAARNGVSVCLLDKQSALGGLATLGNVTMWLPICDGRGRQVIGGLGEELLKLSVADLIRNNDSAYFKGIPECWRQGGKVEERKKARYESCFNPASYMMALEKLVVDSGVKLLYDTRFCAIQREGRRITHVIVENKSGRFAIACGVVVDATGDADVCFVAGEATESLDSNVFAGWFYTFTADELKLNFHSNKYCSLGTREGGRAPFFRGDDGDQVTGHILKTRETLRSAMETLRAAHPDKDVQLVMPATIACFRMTRRLIGAFSLGEKHLHQWFDDAIGFTGDWRKSGPVYALPFRSLCGVHTDNLLAAGRCLSADTTAWDVTRAIPPCAVSGEAAGTAAALAARQTTTDVHALDVRILQKKLQGQGVLLDPFIVKEIHE; encoded by the coding sequence ATGAACATGACCATACTTGAGCCTTCACGTGAGCTCCCCGTAACCGGAAAGTTTGATGTGATTGTGGTCGGCGGCGGGGTGGCGGGAGTGGCCGCCGCCGTGGCGGCCGCCCGTAATGGGGTCTCCGTCTGCCTGTTGGATAAGCAAAGCGCCCTGGGCGGGCTTGCGACATTGGGTAACGTCACGATGTGGTTGCCGATCTGTGATGGGCGTGGGCGCCAGGTCATTGGCGGGTTGGGCGAAGAGCTGTTGAAATTATCAGTCGCCGATTTGATCCGCAATAATGATTCGGCCTATTTCAAGGGGATTCCGGAATGTTGGCGGCAGGGTGGCAAGGTGGAGGAGCGCAAGAAAGCGCGCTATGAATCCTGTTTCAATCCTGCTTCCTACATGATGGCCCTGGAGAAACTGGTGGTCGATTCTGGAGTCAAACTGTTATACGACACCCGTTTCTGCGCGATCCAGCGTGAGGGCAGGCGCATCACGCATGTCATCGTGGAAAATAAGAGCGGCCGTTTTGCGATCGCGTGTGGAGTGGTGGTGGATGCGACGGGTGATGCCGATGTGTGCTTTGTGGCCGGTGAAGCAACCGAATCGCTGGATTCGAACGTGTTTGCAGGGTGGTTTTACACCTTTACGGCAGATGAACTTAAACTGAACTTTCATTCGAATAAGTATTGCAGCCTGGGGACGCGGGAGGGGGGGCGGGCGCCGTTCTTCCGGGGTGATGATGGGGATCAGGTGACCGGTCACATCCTGAAGACGAGGGAAACCCTTCGTTCCGCGATGGAGACCCTGCGTGCCGCTCATCCAGATAAGGATGTGCAACTTGTCATGCCTGCCACGATTGCCTGCTTCCGGATGACGCGTCGACTGATCGGCGCATTCAGTCTCGGCGAGAAGCATCTGCATCAATGGTTTGACGATGCCATCGGGTTCACGGGCGACTGGCGGAAGTCCGGACCGGTCTATGCCTTGCCGTTCCGGTCCCTTTGCGGGGTGCATACGGATAACCTGCTTGCGGCCGGGCGTTGCCTCTCCGCCGATACGACGGCATGGGATGTCACCCGGGCCATTCCGCCGTGTGCCGTTTCAGGGGAGGCGGCGGGTACGGCCGCCGCCCTTGCGGCCAGACAGACGACTACGGATGTGCATGCTTTGGACGTTCGGATCCTGCAAAAAAAGCTACAGGGCCAAGGAGTATTATTGGATCCATTCATCGTTAAGGAAATACATGAATAA